The following nucleotide sequence is from Sebaldella sp. S0638.
TAAATGATAAAATTTCAAAATATCAACAAAAGTTTCAGAAATCAAAAAGTTTTGAATAATATTAATTTAAATATTAACAGCGGAGAACTAACAGTTCTCATAGGCCCCAGCGGCTGCGGAAAGACAACTACGCTGAAGATGATAAACAGACTTATCCACCCCACTTCAGGACATATTTTTATAAACGGAGAAAATATTGAAAAAAAGGATATTATAAAGCTGCGTAGAAAAATAGGCTATGTTATACAGCAGACAGGGCTTTTCCCCCATATGACCGTAAAGGAAAACATAGAAATCATACCCCGTCTGGAGCATATAAACAGTGATGAAATATCAAAAAAGACTGTAGAATTAATGAAAATGATCGACCTTAATCCCGATGAATATCTGTATCGTTTTCCGGCACAACTCAGCGGCGGTCAGATCAGAGAGTAGGTGTAGCACGGGCATTTGCATATAATCCGGATATTATCCTTATGGATGAGCCGTTTTCCGCGCTTGATCCTATCAGCAGAAACCAGCTTCAGCAGGAACTCATTGCACTTCAGGAGAAAATGAAAAAGACTATTGTTTTCGTCACACATGATATGGATGAGGCGGTAAAAATAGCTGACAGAATATGTATTATGAACAATGGTGAGATAGTACAGGCTGATACACCGGAAAATATACTGAAAAAACCTATTAATGAATTTGTAAGTAATTTTGTAGGAAGAAACAGAATATGGACTGTGCCTGATTTGATAAAAGCGAAAGATATTATGATAAAAAATCCTGTTACAGCAAACAGGGACGAACTACTGTGCAACTGTATTGAAAAAATGCGTGAAAATAAGGTAGACAGTATATTTATAGTGGGTGATGACAATAGACTTGAAGGGCTAATCACCATCCGTACACTTCAGGATTTACGCTCAGCTAATGTCAAGGCATCAGAGGTTATGAATAAGACTCTTTTCACCATCTATGAGGATTACAGTATACTGAATCTTTTACAGCTAATTACTGACAATAATCTTTCTGCTATACCTGTGGTAGATAAACAGCAGAGACTAAAAGGTCTTATTACTCCGGGAACACTTGTAACTTCACTTAGTATGCAGTACCTCGACAATGAAAAGGCAGGTGATACTAATGAACTTTCTTAGTTATGTAGCTGAAAATTATCAATATATCCTCAGTCTTGCATTTGCACATATAAAGCTTACATTTATTGCTGTACTGCTTGCAATAATGATAGGAGTACCTCTGGGTATATTAATTAATACATATAAGAGTCTTTCCAAAGGCATTATAGGAATTATAAATCTTATACAGGCTATTCCGAGTCTGGCTCTTCTGGGGCTTTTTATACCGCTGCTTGGTATAGGCGTGCTGCCGGCAATAGCTGTGGTAATACTGTATTCCCTGCTCCCCATTGTAAAAAACACCTATACAGGACTAAATGCAATTAACCCGCAGACTCTGGAAGCATCAAAAGGGATTGGAATGACAAGGCTTCAAAGACTTTTTAAAGTGAAGCTGCCCCTTGCATTGCCTATAATAATGGCGGGAATCAGAATTTCATCAGTTACTGCTGTGGGACTTATGACAGTGGCGGCATTTATCGGTGCAGGCGGTCTTGGTTCACTGATTTTTGCAGGTATCCAGACTGTAAACTATAATAAAATTCTGGCTGGTGCAATTCCGGCATGTATACTGGCACTTGCCATAGACTTTTTCGTAGGTAAAATTGAGTATTTTGTTACTCCGCTTCCTCTTCGAAAAGGAAAAACCATAATTTCGGAACAGACAATTGCTAAAAATAAAAGAATAAGAAAATATGGACTTATCTCTATTATTTTACTTGCTTTTATTATAGCCGGTACGATTTTTTATACAACAATGGAAAATAAGAAAAAGATAACTGTGGGGTCAAAGAGCTTTTCCGAACAGGTTATTCTGGGAAATATGGTTTCTGATATAATAGAGGAACATACAGATCTGAAAGTAGACAGAAAGCTCAGACTGGGAAGTACACAGATAACTTTTACCGGTATCACAAATGCTGAAATTGATGTTTATGTGGAATATACAGGAACTGCACTCGTGAACATACTGCAGCTTCCAAGCAGCTCTGATACTGACTATGCTTATAATACTGTCAAAAATGAATTTGACAAGAGATATGGACTGAAACTTCTGAAACCGCTTGGTTTTAATAATACATACACTATTGCTACAACAAAGGAAATAAAAGAAAAATATAATTTAAACAAAATTTCCGACCTGAAAGCTGTGAGCAAAGAGTTTACGCTGTCACCTACAATAGAATTCAGCAACAGACCGGACGGACTTCCGGGATTTCTTAAGGCATATGATATGGAGTTCAAGGCTGTAAACCCTGTGGAAGGGGCTCTTAGATACAGTGCTATTGAGTCAGGAAAGAGTCAGGTTATAGATGCTTTCTCTACAGACGGACTTCTTAAAGCATTTGAGCTGGAAGTTCTTGAAGATGATATGCACTTTTTCCCGCCTTATTATGCTGTACCTATTGTAAGAAAAGAGATACTTGAGAAGTATCCTCAGCTGGAAGAGGCTATAAATAAGCTTGCCGGTCAGATAGATGATCAAACTATGAGAGAACTTAACTATAAAGTAGATAAACTAGGTATGGAGCCGGATAAGGTCGCACGTGAATTCCTTATCGAAAGAGGATTTATAAAAGAAAAGTAGCTTTCCAAAAATTTTATTTATATTAAAAGACCGCTGTTTTGGCGGTCTTTGTTTATTTTCCGTTACTTTCGGAATATTTCAATGATTTTCATTTTACTTATTTCATAATTTTATATTATGATAATTTTATGTTTTTAGTTTATATTGAGAGTTTATTTTCTGTTTTCTGCTTTAAAATTTCAGAAAATCTAGTACAAACTCTATTTTAGGAAAGAGGATATTTTTCCTTTTTTATGTTATAATTTATTGCAATATACTAAATTTACGGAGTGATAATATGACTTATGAAGATATCAGGGATGAATTAAGAGAATTCGTGAAAGAGAGAAACTGGGAGAAATTTCATAATCTAAAGGATCTAGCTCTTTCTGTTTCTATAGAAGCGTCT
It contains:
- a CDS encoding ATP-binding cassette domain-containing protein codes for the protein MIKFQNINKSFRNQKVLNNINLNINSGELTVLIGPSGCGKTTTLKMINRLIHPTSGHIFINGENIEKKDIIKLRRKIGYVIQQTGLFPHMTVKENIEIIPRLEHINSDEISKKTVELMKMIDLNPDEYLYRFPAQLSGGQIRE
- a CDS encoding CBS domain-containing protein, producing MDEPFSALDPISRNQLQQELIALQEKMKKTIVFVTHDMDEAVKIADRICIMNNGEIVQADTPENILKKPINEFVSNFVGRNRIWTVPDLIKAKDIMIKNPVTANRDELLCNCIEKMRENKVDSIFIVGDDNRLEGLITIRTLQDLRSANVKASEVMNKTLFTIYEDYSILNLLQLITDNNLSAIPVVDKQQRLKGLITPGTLVTSLSMQYLDNEKAGDTNELS
- a CDS encoding glycine betaine ABC transporter substrate-binding protein — translated: MNFLSYVAENYQYILSLAFAHIKLTFIAVLLAIMIGVPLGILINTYKSLSKGIIGIINLIQAIPSLALLGLFIPLLGIGVLPAIAVVILYSLLPIVKNTYTGLNAINPQTLEASKGIGMTRLQRLFKVKLPLALPIIMAGIRISSVTAVGLMTVAAFIGAGGLGSLIFAGIQTVNYNKILAGAIPACILALAIDFFVGKIEYFVTPLPLRKGKTIISEQTIAKNKRIRKYGLISIILLAFIIAGTIFYTTMENKKKITVGSKSFSEQVILGNMVSDIIEEHTDLKVDRKLRLGSTQITFTGITNAEIDVYVEYTGTALVNILQLPSSSDTDYAYNTVKNEFDKRYGLKLLKPLGFNNTYTIATTKEIKEKYNLNKISDLKAVSKEFTLSPTIEFSNRPDGLPGFLKAYDMEFKAVNPVEGALRYSAIESGKSQVIDAFSTDGLLKAFELEVLEDDMHFFPPYYAVPIVRKEILEKYPQLEEAINKLAGQIDDQTMRELNYKVDKLGMEPDKVAREFLIERGFIKEK